tgtctgtctgtgtgtctgtctgtcagtgtatgtgtctgtctgtgtgtcagTCTGTCTGATTATTATAGAAAGTAATGCATTAAGATTGTTAGACTCTAATGGACATCATTTCAatctatgatcagcttgatattatctagatgttttatttatgctAAAAAATGGAACATcgatgttttaaagcaaaaatcaaCAGGTTCTGgaagacgacgacgacgacgaaacataagtatttaaatttatgtgaTTTTAGAAGAATGTTAAAAAGAATCAtcttcataaaacaaacatgtgtttcCTTCTTTCATTGCAGACAATGTTCATCAATACAGCACATTCCAGACGTTGCAAAGGGCATCCGCAAAGATCCCGAGTTTCGTCAACTACCTCAACGGGTAGCTGTTCTTAGGAAGCAGATAGAAGATATGAAAAACGACAGAAAGAAAAATAGTGCCTCACTGAGAAAGACTCGAACAGCCATTGTTGATGAAATCCAAGCAATCCGTAAAAAGATCAACGACATTCTTGACAAGATGGAGAAAACAACCGTTCAAGAATTAGACCGTCTGGTTGCTGATCAGGAGCTGTCCATTAAGAAAGATTTGGAATCCTGCACACAGATGCACGACGAATTAAAGAATATAATGGATGACATACAAAGCAAAGACTCATCAGGCGAACCACCCCTATATATTGGGTTCagaaaatgtgaagaaaaattCAAACAAGCAAACGAAATACTGCAAAACGTGTCAAATgttgtaaaatacaatataactttTCGTAAACATAATGGAATAGAAGATAACTTGTCCTCGATGAAAACGTTTGGAGAGTTAAATGAATCGAATGATTTTGGTACACAACCACGGACATCACTGTTCCCCCGAGATCATCTATTCGCTACCGAAGGTTACAAGGAGTACAACGTGAAGATTATCTCAGACAAAGATTCAAGTATAATTCAAGGGATATGTGAGCTGCCAGGTGGTGAGGTTGTTATTACAGACTTTAACAACAGTAAAGTGAAACTCCTGGACCAGGAGTACAGGGTAATCCACCACTATGATGTCCCCGAGTATCCATGGGGCGTGTGTCACATTGGCGGGGATGACGTTGCCGTTTGTGTTGACAACTATGATAAAAGACAtgaacttcatttcattaacattacAAAAGGGAAACTTGTGACTACGAGAAAGTTAAGCTTGTCCCATGAATGTTACGGCGCAGCTCATCACGGGCACAACTTATACATTTCCTCATACACCGCGCTGTACGTCCATACGATGACGGGGGAGCTGGAAAAGAAGCTGTACGAGGACAAGTCCGGTTATGGCACGGTTGGGGGAACTGCCATCAGTAACGAAGGGAAGACTATCTACGTCACAAA
The sequence above is drawn from the Mya arenaria isolate MELC-2E11 chromosome 14, ASM2691426v1 genome and encodes:
- the LOC128218325 gene encoding uncharacterized protein LOC128218325, whose amino-acid sequence is MASKFESSIQRGCDFIHDFACSACEEDGLNTEAQHFCNQCTKYYCDNCVLVHNKLYKRHTVLDRKDVKKWAASPGTVDVLERCERHPGEALKLICCDHDQLCCHVCVAVDHRQCSSIQHIPDVAKGIRKDPEFRQLPQRVAVLRKQIEDMKNDRKKNSASLRKTRTAIVDEIQAIRKKINDILDKMEKTTVQELDRLVADQELSIKKDLESCTQMHDELKNIMDDIQSKDSSGEPPLYIGFRKCEEKFKQANEILQNVSNVVKYNITFRKHNGIEDNLSSMKTFGELNESNDFGTQPRTSLFPRDHLFATEGYKEYNVKIISDKDSSIIQGICELPGGEVVITDFNNSKVKLLDQEYRVIHHYDVPEYPWGVCHIGGDDVAVCVDNYDKRHELHFINITKGKLVTTRKLSLSHECYGAAHHGHNLYISSYTALYVHTMTGELEKKLYEDKSGYGTVGGTAISNEGKTIYVTNLSTNELITLDNIGNKLATFTDPDLREPTGVHVTTAGHVFVCCNYSHTVLQVDQDGKTKLVRLAREQDGLYEPKVLFFSSRTSSLVVGGLKDTLLVIKVR